In Mus musculus strain 129X1/SvJ chromosome 17 genomic contig, GRCm38.p6 alternate locus group 129X1/SvJ 129X1/SVJ_MMCHR17_CTG2, the following proteins share a genomic window:
- the H2-Q1 gene encoding histocompatibility 2, Q region locus 1 isoform 1 precursor (isoform 1 precursor is encoded by transcript variant 1) yields the protein MALGRLLLLLAAALTLTKTGAGSHSLRYFETSVSRPGFGKPRFISVGYVDDTQFVRFDSDAKNPRYEPRAPWMEQEGPEYWERNTRRVKGSEKRFQESLSTLLSYYNQSKGGIHTFQKLSGCDLGSDGRLQSGYLQFAYDGLDYIALNEDLETWTAADVAAQETRRKWEQAGAAEKHRTYLEGKCLMWLHRYLELGKEMLLRTDPPKAHVTHHPRSQGDVTLRCWALGFYPADITLTWQLNGEELTQDMELVETRPAGDGTFQKWASVVVPLGKEQNYTCHVYHEGLPEPLTLRWEPPPYTVSNMVIIAVLVVLGAVIVIGAVVIIGVMVSFVMKRRRNKGGQGEDCALAPSRDSAQSSDISLLDCKA from the exons ATGGCACTGGGaaggctgctcctgctgctggcaGCCGCCCTGACCCTGACCAAAACCGGAGCGG GCTCACACTCGCTGCGGTATTTCGAGACCTCGGTGTCCCGGCCCGGCTTCGGGAAGCCCCGGTTCATCTCTGTCGGCTACGTGGACGACACGCAGTTTGTGCGCTTCGACAGCGACGCGAAGAATCCGAGATATGAGCCGCGGGCGCCGTGGATGGAGCAGGAGGGGCCGGAGTATTGGGAACGGAACACACGGAGAGTCAAGGGCAGTGAGAAGAGATTCCAAGAGAGCCTGAGCACCCTGCTCAGCTACTACAACCAGAGCAAGGGCG GCATTCACACCTTCCAGAAGTTGTCTGGCTGTGATCTGGGGTCAGATGGGCGCCTTCAAAGCGGGTACCTGCAGTTCGCCTATGATGGCCTTGATTACATCGCCCTGAATGAAGACCTGGAAACCTGGACAGCAGCAGATGTGGCAGCTCAGGAAACCCGACGCAAGTGGGAGCAGGCTGGTGCTGCTGAGAAACACAGGACCTACCTGGAGGGCAAGTGCCTGATGTGGCTCCACAGATACCTGGAGCTCGGGAAGGAGATGCTGCTGCGCACAG ACCCCCCAAAGGCACATGTGACTCATCACCCCAGATCTCAAGGTGATGTCACCCTGAGGTGCTGGGCCCTGGGCTTCTACCCTGCTGACATCACCCTGACCTGGCAGTTGAATGGGGAGGAGCTGACCCAGGACATGGAGCTTGTGGAGACCAGGCCTGCAGGGGATGGAACCttccagaagtgggcatctgtgGTGGTGCCTCTTGGGAAGGAGCAGAATTACACATGCCATGTGTACCATGAGGGGCTGCCTGAGCCCCTCACCCTGAGATGGG AGCCTCCTCCATACACTGTTTCCAACATGGTAATCATAGCTGTTCTGGTTGTCCTTGGAGCTGTGATAGTCATTGGAGCTGTGGTCATCATTGGAGTTATGGTGTCTTTtgtgatgaagaggaggagaaacaaag GTGGACAAGGAGAGGACTGTGCTCTGGCTCCAA GCAGGGACAGCGCCCAGAGCTCTGATATCTCTCTCCTAGATTGTAAAG CATGA
- the H2-Q1 gene encoding histocompatibility 2, Q region locus 1 isoform 2 precursor (isoform 2 precursor is encoded by transcript variant 2) — MALGRLLLLLAAALTLTKTGAGSHSLRYFETSVSRPGFGKPRFISVGYVDDTQFVRFDSDAKNPRYEPRAPWMEQEGPEYWERNTRRVKGSEKRFQESLSTLLSYYNQSKGGIHTFQKLSGCDLGSDGRLQSGYLQFAYDGLDYIALNEDLETWTAADVAAQETRRKWEQAGAAEKHRTYLEGKCLMWLHRYLELGKEMLLRTDPPKAHVTHHPRSQGDVTLRCWALGFYPADITLTWQLNGEELTQDMELVETRPAGDGTFQKWASVVVPLGKEQNYTCHVYHEGLPEPLTLRWEPPPYTVSNMVIIAVLVVLGAVIVIGAVVIIGVMVSFVMKRRRNKA, encoded by the exons ATGGCACTGGGaaggctgctcctgctgctggcaGCCGCCCTGACCCTGACCAAAACCGGAGCGG GCTCACACTCGCTGCGGTATTTCGAGACCTCGGTGTCCCGGCCCGGCTTCGGGAAGCCCCGGTTCATCTCTGTCGGCTACGTGGACGACACGCAGTTTGTGCGCTTCGACAGCGACGCGAAGAATCCGAGATATGAGCCGCGGGCGCCGTGGATGGAGCAGGAGGGGCCGGAGTATTGGGAACGGAACACACGGAGAGTCAAGGGCAGTGAGAAGAGATTCCAAGAGAGCCTGAGCACCCTGCTCAGCTACTACAACCAGAGCAAGGGCG GCATTCACACCTTCCAGAAGTTGTCTGGCTGTGATCTGGGGTCAGATGGGCGCCTTCAAAGCGGGTACCTGCAGTTCGCCTATGATGGCCTTGATTACATCGCCCTGAATGAAGACCTGGAAACCTGGACAGCAGCAGATGTGGCAGCTCAGGAAACCCGACGCAAGTGGGAGCAGGCTGGTGCTGCTGAGAAACACAGGACCTACCTGGAGGGCAAGTGCCTGATGTGGCTCCACAGATACCTGGAGCTCGGGAAGGAGATGCTGCTGCGCACAG ACCCCCCAAAGGCACATGTGACTCATCACCCCAGATCTCAAGGTGATGTCACCCTGAGGTGCTGGGCCCTGGGCTTCTACCCTGCTGACATCACCCTGACCTGGCAGTTGAATGGGGAGGAGCTGACCCAGGACATGGAGCTTGTGGAGACCAGGCCTGCAGGGGATGGAACCttccagaagtgggcatctgtgGTGGTGCCTCTTGGGAAGGAGCAGAATTACACATGCCATGTGTACCATGAGGGGCTGCCTGAGCCCCTCACCCTGAGATGGG AGCCTCCTCCATACACTGTTTCCAACATGGTAATCATAGCTGTTCTGGTTGTCCTTGGAGCTGTGATAGTCATTGGAGCTGTGGTCATCATTGGAGTTATGGTGTCTTTtgtgatgaagaggaggagaaacaaag CATGA
- the H2-Q2 gene encoding histocompatibility 2, Q region locus 2 isoform 2 precursor (isoform 2 precursor is encoded by transcript variant 2): MALRRLLLLLVAALKLTETRAGSHSLRYFTTAVSRPGLGEPRFIIVGYVDDTQFVRFDSDAENPRMEPRAPWMEQEGPEYWERNTQVSKENEQSFRVSLGTALSYYNQSKGGSHTLQWLVGCDLGPDGSLLRGYEQSAYDGRDYLALNEDLITWTAADLAALKTRSKLEQAGLAEKRRAYLEVDCLTWLRRYLELGKETLLHTDPPKAHVTHHPSSQGDVTLRCWALGFYPADITLTWQLNGEDLTQDMELVETRPSGDGTFQKWASVMVPFGEEPRYTCHVEHEGLPEPLTLRWEPPPSTDSYMVIIAVLVVLGAVIIIGAVVAFVMKRGRNTGGKVRDYAQDPA; the protein is encoded by the exons ATGGCGCTGCGAAGGCTGCTCCTGCTGTTGGTGGCCGCCCTGAAACTGACTGAGACACGCGCGG GCTCACACTCGCTGCGGTATTTCACCACCGCCGTGTCCCGGCCTGGCCTCGGGGAGCCCCGGTTCATTATCGTCGGCTACGTGGACGACACGCAGTTCGTGCGCTTCGACAGCGACGCGGAGAATCCGAGGATGGAGCCGCGGGCGCCGTGGATGGAGCAGGAGGGGCCGGAGTATTGGGAGCGGAACACACAGGTCTCCAAGGAAAATGAGCAGAGTTTCCGAGTGAGCCTGGGGACCGCACTGAGCTACTACAACCAGAGCAAGGGAG GCTCTCACACTCTCCAGTGGTTGGTTGGCTGTGACCTGGGGCCAGACGGAAGCCTACTCCGAGGGTATGAGCAGTCTGCCTACGATGGCCGCGATTACCTCGCCCTGAATGAGGATCTGATAACGTGGACAGCGGCGGACCTGGCAGCACTGAAGACCCGAAGCAAGTTGGAGCAGGCTGGTCTTGCAGAGAAGCGCAGGGCCTACCTGGAGGTCGATTGCTTGACGTGGCTCCGCAGATACCTGGAGCTCGGGAAGGAGACGCTGCTGCACACAG ATCCCCCAAAGGCGCATGTGACCCATCACCCCAGTTCTCAAGGTGATGTCACCCTGAGGTGCTGGGCCCTGGGCTTCTACCCTGCTGACATCACCCTGACCTGGCAGTTGAATGGGGAGGACCTGACCCAGGACATGGAGCTTGTGGAGACCAGGCCTTCAGGGGATGGAACCttccagaagtgggcatctgtgATGGTGCCTTTTGGGGAGGAGCCTAGATACACATGCCATGTGGAACATGAGGGGCTGCCTGAGCCCCTCACCCTGAGATGGG AGCCTCCTCCATCCACTGACTCTTACATGGTGATCATTGCTGTTCTGGTTGTCCTTGGAGCTGTGATCATCATTGGAGCTGTGGTGGCTTTTGTGATGAAAAGAGGGAGAAACACAG GTGGAAAAGTAAGAGACTACGCTCAAGATCCAG CATGA
- the H2-Q2 gene encoding histocompatibility 2, Q region locus 2 isoform 1 precursor (isoform 1 precursor is encoded by transcript variant 1): protein MALRRLLLLLVAALKLTETRAGSHSLRYFTTAVSRPGLGEPRFIIVGYVDDTQFVRFDSDAENPRMEPRAPWMEQEGPEYWERNTQVSKENEQSFRVSLGTALSYYNQSKGGSHTLQWLVGCDLGPDGSLLRGYEQSAYDGRDYLALNEDLITWTAADLAALKTRSKLEQAGLAEKRRAYLEVDCLTWLRRYLELGKETLLHTDPPKAHVTHHPSSQGDVTLRCWALGFYPADITLTWQLNGEDLTQDMELVETRPSGDGTFQKWASVMVPFGEEPRYTCHVEHEGLPEPLTLRWEPPPSTDSYMVIIAVLVVLGAVIIIGAVVAFVMKRGRNTGGKVRDYAQDPGRDSPQSSDISLLEL from the exons ATGGCGCTGCGAAGGCTGCTCCTGCTGTTGGTGGCCGCCCTGAAACTGACTGAGACACGCGCGG GCTCACACTCGCTGCGGTATTTCACCACCGCCGTGTCCCGGCCTGGCCTCGGGGAGCCCCGGTTCATTATCGTCGGCTACGTGGACGACACGCAGTTCGTGCGCTTCGACAGCGACGCGGAGAATCCGAGGATGGAGCCGCGGGCGCCGTGGATGGAGCAGGAGGGGCCGGAGTATTGGGAGCGGAACACACAGGTCTCCAAGGAAAATGAGCAGAGTTTCCGAGTGAGCCTGGGGACCGCACTGAGCTACTACAACCAGAGCAAGGGAG GCTCTCACACTCTCCAGTGGTTGGTTGGCTGTGACCTGGGGCCAGACGGAAGCCTACTCCGAGGGTATGAGCAGTCTGCCTACGATGGCCGCGATTACCTCGCCCTGAATGAGGATCTGATAACGTGGACAGCGGCGGACCTGGCAGCACTGAAGACCCGAAGCAAGTTGGAGCAGGCTGGTCTTGCAGAGAAGCGCAGGGCCTACCTGGAGGTCGATTGCTTGACGTGGCTCCGCAGATACCTGGAGCTCGGGAAGGAGACGCTGCTGCACACAG ATCCCCCAAAGGCGCATGTGACCCATCACCCCAGTTCTCAAGGTGATGTCACCCTGAGGTGCTGGGCCCTGGGCTTCTACCCTGCTGACATCACCCTGACCTGGCAGTTGAATGGGGAGGACCTGACCCAGGACATGGAGCTTGTGGAGACCAGGCCTTCAGGGGATGGAACCttccagaagtgggcatctgtgATGGTGCCTTTTGGGGAGGAGCCTAGATACACATGCCATGTGGAACATGAGGGGCTGCCTGAGCCCCTCACCCTGAGATGGG AGCCTCCTCCATCCACTGACTCTTACATGGTGATCATTGCTGTTCTGGTTGTCCTTGGAGCTGTGATCATCATTGGAGCTGTGGTGGCTTTTGTGATGAAAAGAGGGAGAAACACAG GTGGAAAAGTAAGAGACTACGCTCAAGATCCAG GCAGGGACAGCCCCCAGAGCTCTGATATCTCTCTCCTAGAATTGTAA